CGCTCTTCCAATAATTTTTTTCTTCTTTCCTCGTACGCTTTTTTACGTTCCTCCCTCAATTTCAACTGCTCGGCCCTTCTATCTTCTGCCGCTTTGGCTTTCTCTCCCTGTGCTTGTTCGGCTTTTGCCTGACGCTCTTTTAAAGCTTCACTAATTTCCTTATCCTCTGCAGCTTCCTCATCCCTAAATTTATCCAACCGGTTTTTTTCCTTCTCTTTCCTATTGGATTTACTGACCTTTCTTGTTCTACCTATCTCCCTTAAGACCAAGTCACTGATATCGTGTCTTTTTTCGGAATACAACATTACGACATCTGCGGATTTATCGAAAATAAAATCGTATCTTTTATTTCCACCTATTTTTTGGACTTCATTAAAAACCTGATCTTGAATCGGCTGAATTAAAAGTTGCTTTTGTAAAACCAAGTCTCCTTGAGGACCAAAACGATTTTGTTGGTAATCCAACATTTCCGTTTCCAAAACCTGAATTTCCTCTTCACGTTCTGCAATCAATTCGTCTGTTAGAAGGACTTTTTCAGCCATTAAATCCTTCTTCATTTGTTCTACAACACTTTGTTTTAGCTCAATTTCCTGTTTCCATTTCTGAGCTTTTGTGTTTAGTTGCTCAGTCGCATCCCTGTATTCTTCAACATTTTCCAAGATATATTCCATATCCACATAACCAATACGTACTCCTCGTTGAGCAAATCCATGCAAGGACATCATAAAAACTAATAATGGCAAAAGAACTTTGGTATTCATTTTTGATTCCGTTTTGTTACATAGAAAATATCGTGCCAAAATAACTAAATAATTTAAAATGAGTTACTTAGAAGCTACAAAAAATTATATTTTCTTTAGGTTAAAACTGCTGCCCAATGATGAAGTGTGTTTCCCAGCCGTTTGGACCGACCGAAGTTGGGTTTGCGTCTGAATCGAAGCCATACCCAAAATCAATGCCCAAAAGACCAAATGCCGGCATAAAAATACGCACCCCCACTCCGGCAGATCTTTTTAATTCAAACGGATTAAAATCAGTAAAATTGTTAAAGGCGTTACCTGCTTCCAAAAACGAAAGGGCATAAATAGATGCCGATGGTTTTAAAGTAAGTGGATAGCGCAATTCCATGGAGAACTTATTGTAGATAGTACCACCATCCCTTTGCTGGGCACCTGTAATAGGATTAGTACTAAATGGCGTTAAAGAACTATTCTCATACCCCCTTAACTGGATAATATCCCTACCATCTAAAGTAAAGTTCCCTAGACCGTCTCCACCTACAAAGAACCTTTCAAAGGGCACATCTCCAATATCGTTGTTATAGCTTCCTAAGAAGCCAAACTCCGCGTTGGTACGCAATACCAATTTATCGACCAATCTTGTATACCAATCTCCTTTAAACTTTATCTTATAAAATTCCAACAGTTTAAAACGCTCTTCTTCTAACCTTTCCAATTCCTCACTACGTTCTGCAAATTCAATTTGATCTTCTACTGAACCTGGGTTTTGGCCAATTTCAAAAAGTCTTTCGGTAGCTTCATCAATATCGTTTCTAATTCCTTTAAAATCCTTACCACTGAACAGCGAATACGGCGGTGTAAATTTTGCAGTAAGTTCAAAGTTTGAGCCCGATAACGGGAAAATTCGATTTGGCCCCTGAGAACTTCTAGAGATTCCCAGTGTATAACTTAAAGAATTTGAGCTACCATTACCAAAATTGAACAGACCGTTATTAAAGTCGTC
The nucleotide sequence above comes from Flagellimonas sp. HMM57. Encoded proteins:
- a CDS encoding OmpH family outer membrane protein; this translates as MNTKVLLPLLVFMMSLHGFAQRGVRIGYVDMEYILENVEEYRDATEQLNTKAQKWKQEIELKQSVVEQMKKDLMAEKVLLTDELIAEREEEIQVLETEMLDYQQNRFGPQGDLVLQKQLLIQPIQDQVFNEVQKIGGNKRYDFIFDKSADVVMLYSEKRHDISDLVLREIGRTRKVSKSNRKEKEKNRLDKFRDEEAAEDKEISEALKERQAKAEQAQGEKAKAAEDRRAEQLKLREERKKAYEERRKKLLEEREAKRKAKLEERKKAQEQPKDSIEQ